A stretch of Anaeromyxobacter dehalogenans 2CP-1 DNA encodes these proteins:
- a CDS encoding NuoI/complex I 23 kDa subunit family protein: MPYQLENRPPDLRESMYFPEIIRGIGTITKHFLKNLFFSRDANPDILARKRGGFGHSDNVTLQYPEERAPYAPAYRGLHRLVPREDGKPRCVACYMCATICPAQCIYIEAAEYPDDPVEKYPAKFVIDELRCIVCGFCVEACPKDAIRMDSGEHTPPSYERSAQIWDEKRLLRGPPVSYQYDPWLRRGSPSIPPDKLEEMRARAKPFPTVATDEASQTPGFSVRALAAEARDRAQAARK, translated from the coding sequence ATGCCCTACCAGCTCGAGAACCGCCCGCCGGACCTGCGCGAGTCGATGTACTTCCCGGAGATCATCCGGGGCATCGGCACGATCACGAAGCACTTCCTGAAGAACCTGTTCTTCTCGCGCGACGCGAACCCGGACATCCTCGCCCGCAAGCGCGGGGGCTTCGGGCACTCGGACAACGTCACGCTGCAGTACCCGGAGGAGCGGGCGCCCTACGCGCCGGCCTACCGCGGGCTGCACCGGCTGGTGCCGCGCGAGGACGGGAAGCCGCGCTGCGTCGCCTGCTACATGTGCGCGACGATCTGCCCGGCGCAGTGCATCTACATCGAGGCCGCCGAGTACCCGGACGATCCGGTCGAGAAGTACCCCGCGAAGTTCGTGATCGACGAGCTGCGCTGCATCGTGTGCGGCTTCTGCGTGGAGGCCTGCCCGAAGGACGCCATCCGCATGGACTCCGGCGAGCACACGCCGCCGTCCTACGAGCGCTCGGCGCAGATCTGGGACGAGAAGCGGCTGCTCCGCGGGCCGCCGGTGTCGTACCAGTACGACCCGTGGCTGCGCCGCGGCTCGCCGTCCATCCCGCCCGACAAGCTCGAGGAGATGCGCGCCCGCGCGAAGCCGTTCCCGACGGTGGCGACCGACGAGGCCAGCCAGACGCCGGGGTTCTCGGTGCGGGCGCTCGCGGCCGAGGCCAGGGACCGGGCGCAGGCGGCCCGCAAGTAG